The genomic region TTTTTCTTTACTTCTAATTTTTGATGATCTGCAGGAATTAAATTTTGAATTTTCTGAGGCCATTCTATAAATTTCCATCCAGATTGTTCTAAATAATCTTCAAAGCCTATATCATAAGCTTCATTTTCATCCTCAATCCGATAAAAATCAAAATGAAAAATCTTATCATCGTCAGTTTCATATTCATTGACTAAAGAAAATGTAGGGCTTACTACCTGATCTTGACTATTCAATTTTTTAACGAGGTTTTTTATAAGGGTTGTTTTTCCGGCACCCATTTCTCCGTAGAAAAGAATTGTTTTACTTTGCGCATGTTCTAAAATGAATGAAATGGCATCATCGATATTCGATAAACGGTACTCAAACTCCATGATTGGCAAAAATTTTAGATTGTAAAGATACCAAAAAAAACCTAATATCTCTATTAGGTTTATTTACAGTGCTTTATATTGTTTTTAATGAAAGAAAATTCTTTCATATATTTTTATTTCGGAGACAGGACGCTAAAAGGAATGATCATTTCTTCTAAGGACACCCCTCCATGTTGGTAGGTGTTTCTATAATAACTAACATAATGGTTATAGTTATTAGGATAAGCAAAGAAAAGATCACCTTTAGCAAATATAAACGAGCTGCTCATATTTATAGTAGGTAGATGCAGTGATTTAGGCTTTGTGGCGGCCAGTACATCTTTCTTTTCGTAGGTTAGGCTTTTTCCCGTTTTATAGCGAAGGTTTAAACTGGTATTTTTATCCCCTATTACTTTACTCGGGTTTTTTACATTTATAGTACCATGATCTGTGGTGATAATCAATTTAAATCCTAATTGCTGCGCCTGTTGAATTATTTCTAATAGCGGCGAGTTTTTAAACCAGCTTTCTGTAAGGGAGCGATATGATTTATCACTAGATGCTAATTCTTTAATCACCTCCATTTCTGTTTTGGAGTGCGAAAGCATATCTACAAAGTTATATACTACGACTGTTAGATCATTATTCTTTTGAGTTTTGAAGTTTTCTACCAGTTTTTTTCCAGCCTTTAGGTTGCTTATCTTATGATATTCGTGTTTAATTTCTTTACCTAATCTTTTTAGTTGTTCCGCTAAAAATTCAGCTTCAAAGTTGTTTTTTCCACCTTCATCCGTATCATTTTTCCAGTATTGTGGATAAAGTTTTTCCATCTCACTTGGCATTAGTCCAGAAAAAATCGCATTACGCGCATATTGCGTGGCTGTTGGCAAAATACTACAAAATGGCTCTTCCTTTTCTTTTTTATAATAATTAGATACAATAGGCTCGAATGCTTTCCACTGATCATAGCGTAAATTGTCTATAACCACTAATAAAGTAGGCTGCTCTTTGCTGATTTCAGGTAAAATTTTTCTTTTAAACAGGGTATGGGACATGGTTGGAGCAGTGGCACCATCCTCAAACCACTCTGGATAGTTTTTATCGATAAACTTACAAAACTGGCTATTGGCCTCTTGCTTTTGGGTTTCCAATATTTCAAACATACTACTGTCCTCTATATTTTCCAGTTGCAGCTCCCAATAGATGAGCCGCTGGTACATTTCGGTCCAGTCTTCATAGGTGCTAACATTCATCAAATCCATAGCGATTTTTCGAAATTCCTGCTGATAATTTGATGTTGTTTTTTCAGAAATCAACCTGGAGTGATCTAAATTCTTTTTAATCGATAGCAGGATCTGATTTGGATTTACAGGTTTAATAAGGTAGTCTGCAATCTTAGAGCCTATGGCTTCTTCCATAATATACTCCTCTTCACTTTTAGTGATCATCACTATAGGAATATTGGCCTGTTTTTCTTTAATTTCAGAAAGGGTTTCCAAACCGGTCAAACCAGGCATATTTTCATCTAAGAAAACAATGTCGAATCGTTCTTCATCTATTTTTTCGATCGCCTCTGTTCCACTTTGGCAGGTAGAGACCTCGTAGTTT from Zunongwangia profunda SM-A87 harbors:
- the porX gene encoding T9SS response regulator signal transducer PorX; the protein is MNTIKILWVDDEIDLLKPHILFLESKNYEVSTCQSGTEAIEKIDEERFDIVFLDENMPGLTGLETLSEIKEKQANIPIVMITKSEEEYIMEEAIGSKIADYLIKPVNPNQILLSIKKNLDHSRLISEKTTSNYQQEFRKIAMDLMNVSTYEDWTEMYQRLIYWELQLENIEDSSMFEILETQKQEANSQFCKFIDKNYPEWFEDGATAPTMSHTLFKRKILPEISKEQPTLLVVIDNLRYDQWKAFEPIVSNYYKKEKEEPFCSILPTATQYARNAIFSGLMPSEMEKLYPQYWKNDTDEGGKNNFEAEFLAEQLKRLGKEIKHEYHKISNLKAGKKLVENFKTQKNNDLTVVVYNFVDMLSHSKTEMEVIKELASSDKSYRSLTESWFKNSPLLEIIQQAQQLGFKLIITTDHGTINVKNPSKVIGDKNTSLNLRYKTGKSLTYEKKDVLAATKPKSLHLPTINMSSSFIFAKGDLFFAYPNNYNHYVSYYRNTYQHGGVSLEEMIIPFSVLSPK
- the tsaE gene encoding tRNA (adenosine(37)-N6)-threonylcarbamoyltransferase complex ATPase subunit type 1 TsaE; its protein translation is MEFEYRLSNIDDAISFILEHAQSKTILFYGEMGAGKTTLIKNLVKKLNSQDQVVSPTFSLVNEYETDDDKIFHFDFYRIEDENEAYDIGFEDYLEQSGWKFIEWPQKIQNLIPADHQKLEVKKKDAETRLLNFS